One segment of Lytechinus variegatus isolate NC3 chromosome 13, Lvar_3.0, whole genome shotgun sequence DNA contains the following:
- the LOC121426657 gene encoding diuretic hormone receptor-like gives METNQMRKATKAVAVLFPLLGLTNLIFFWHGNSENETEMKAFTVTNAVLQSTQGVFVAVIYCFLNTEVRKLVKRKVLASLDEYGKRTPRRSHQYHTTNGSCGVPTTSEVVMAVSYRRSTHDQSTIADPEQYTEMKPFTSECGES, from the exons ATGGAAACTAACCAAATGAG GAAAGCGACGAAAGCTGTTGCGGTCCTGTTTCCATTGCTTGGTTTGACCAATCTTATTTTCTTCTGGCATGGGAACAGTGAGAACGAGACAGAGATGAAAGCATTTACTGTAACTAATGCCGTCCTACAATcaacacag GGTGTTTTTGTGGCGGTGATCTACTGTTTCTTGAATACAGAG GTTCGGAAGCTGGTCAAACGCAAGGTGTTGGCAAGTCTGGACGAGTATGGCAAGCGAACTCCTCGTCGAAGTCATCAGTACCATACGACCAACGGCTCGTGCGGAGTGCCTACCACATCAGAGGTCGTCATGGCGGTGTCGTATCGGCGGAGTACGCATGATCAGTCAACGATAGCTGACCCAGAACAGTACACGGAAATGAAACCTTTTACTTCCGAGTGCGGCGAGAGTTGA